The Hymenobacter oligotrophus genome segment GCGCACTTCGAGCATACCGTTGTGGTTCGCCAAAACAAAGCGGAGATTTTAACCTCTTTCGCATACATAGAAAAAGCGTTACAGCAGACCTCGCAGCCTTATGGCCAAACAATCATCGATTGAGCAGGACGGTACCATCCTGGAAGCTTTGTCTAACGCCATGTTCCGGGTGGAACTGGAGAACGGGCACCAGGTAATTGCGCACATTTCCGGTAAAATGCGCATGCACTACATTAAGATTCTGCCTGGCGATAAGGTGAAGCTCGAAATGTCGCCCTACGATTTGTCGAAGGGCCGAATAGTTTACCGTTACAAATAACCCCCGGACATGAAAGTAAAAGCATCGGTTAAAAAGCGCAGCGCCGACTGCAAAGTGATCCGCCGTAAAGGGAAGCTTTACGTGATCAACAAGAA includes the following:
- the ykgO gene encoding type B 50S ribosomal protein L36, whose translation is MKVKASVKKRSADCKVIRRKGKLYVINKKNPRYKQRQG
- the infA gene encoding translation initiation factor IF-1 codes for the protein MAKQSSIEQDGTILEALSNAMFRVELENGHQVIAHISGKMRMHYIKILPGDKVKLEMSPYDLSKGRIVYRYK